One genomic segment of Sphingobacteriales bacterium includes these proteins:
- the rocD gene encoding ornithine--oxo-acid transaminase, with the protein MIATLSTPQARANYYIELEDRYGAHNYHPLPVVLERGEGVFVWDVEGKKYYDFLSAYSAVNQGHCHPYIVQTLINQATKLTLTSRAFYNNTLGEYERFITQLLGYDKVLPMNTGAEGVETAIKLARKWGYKHKNIAANQAKIVVATENFHGRTMTAVSASTDPQSYEGFGPYLPGIVKVPFNNIPALANALADPTVCAFLVEPIQGEAGVIVPAPDYLTQVRLLCNQHNVLFIADEVQTGLARTGKMLATDHEPNARPDMVILGKALSGGVMPISAVLANDEVMLCIKPGEHGSTFGGNPLACKVAIASLEVLIHEKLAQNAQEMGKLLREGIANINSPLVKEVRGKGLLNAIEIDTNEHSDLAWNICLKMRDFGLLAKPTHGNKIRFAPPLVITENQIYDCVDIIARSLKALT; encoded by the coding sequence ATGATTGCCACCCTTTCAACCCCACAAGCCCGCGCCAATTATTACATCGAATTAGAAGACCGCTACGGCGCACATAATTACCACCCTTTGCCCGTAGTGTTAGAGCGGGGCGAAGGTGTATTTGTTTGGGACGTTGAAGGCAAAAAGTATTACGATTTTTTATCGGCCTACTCGGCAGTAAACCAAGGGCATTGCCACCCCTATATTGTTCAAACCCTTATTAACCAGGCTACCAAACTAACCCTAACTTCGCGCGCATTTTACAACAATACCTTAGGCGAATACGAGCGATTTATTACCCAATTATTAGGTTACGACAAAGTATTGCCCATGAATACCGGCGCCGAGGGGGTTGAAACGGCCATCAAATTAGCCCGGAAATGGGGTTACAAACATAAAAATATTGCTGCAAACCAAGCTAAAATTGTGGTAGCCACCGAAAATTTTCATGGCCGAACCATGACTGCCGTGTCTGCCTCAACCGACCCGCAAAGCTACGAAGGGTTTGGCCCCTACCTGCCCGGTATTGTTAAAGTGCCTTTTAATAATATACCCGCCTTAGCTAATGCACTTGCCGACCCCACTGTTTGCGCCTTTTTAGTTGAACCCATACAAGGCGAGGCGGGCGTAATTGTACCCGCCCCCGACTATTTAACCCAAGTAAGGCTGCTTTGCAACCAACACAATGTGCTTTTTATTGCCGACGAAGTGCAAACAGGCTTAGCCCGTACCGGGAAAATGTTAGCCACCGACCACGAACCCAACGCACGCCCCGATATGGTAATTTTAGGCAAGGCCCTTTCGGGCGGCGTTATGCCTATATCGGCAGTATTGGCAAACGACGAAGTGATGCTTTGCATTAAACCCGGCGAACATGGCTCTACATTTGGCGGCAACCCTCTTGCTTGCAAAGTGGCCATCGCCTCGCTTGAGGTGTTAATACACGAAAAATTAGCACAAAACGCCCAAGAAATGGGCAAACTGCTGCGCGAGGGTATTGCCAATATTAACTCGCCCTTAGTTAAAGAAGTGCGCGGCAAAGGCTTGTTAAACGCCATCGAAATTGATACCAACGAGCACAGCGATTTGGCTTGGAATATATGCCTTAAAATGCGCGACTTTGGACTTTTGGCTAAACCAACACATGGCAACAAAATACGTTTTGCCCCACCTTTGGTAATTACCGAAAATCAAATTTACGATTGTGTTGATATTATTGCCCGAAGCTTAAAGGCTTTAACTTAA
- a CDS encoding transketolase: protein MPELQNFASQVRRDIIRMVAQVNSGHPGGSLGCADFFTILFNNIMRHKPHAFTMDGIGEDLFFLSNGHISPVYYSTLARCGYFDVKELASFRKINSRLQGHPATKEGLPGVRIASGSLGQGLSVAIGAALAKRQNNDPSLVYSLHGDGELQEGQIWEAAMFAAHHKVDNLIATIDWNGQQIDGSNDEVLSLGNLPAKWEAFGWQVLQTNGHDYEALQNTLLKAKSLTNKGQPIVILMRTIMGKGVNFMEGTHKWHGVAPNAEQTQQALAQLAETLGDY from the coding sequence ATTCCTGAATTACAAAATTTTGCCTCGCAGGTTCGTCGCGACATAATACGCATGGTTGCCCAAGTTAATTCGGGGCATCCGGGCGGCTCGTTAGGCTGCGCCGATTTTTTTACCATCCTCTTTAATAACATCATGCGCCATAAGCCCCACGCTTTTACTATGGATGGCATAGGCGAAGACTTGTTTTTTTTATCGAATGGGCATATTTCGCCGGTTTATTACAGCACCTTAGCCCGGTGTGGGTATTTTGATGTGAAAGAATTAGCCAGTTTCCGGAAAATAAACTCGCGGTTACAAGGGCATCCGGCCACTAAAGAGGGGCTGCCCGGCGTGCGAATTGCTTCGGGTTCGCTGGGGCAAGGCTTGTCGGTAGCTATTGGCGCGGCTTTGGCCAAGCGGCAAAACAACGACCCCAGCTTAGTATATTCGCTGCATGGAGATGGAGAATTGCAAGAGGGACAAATTTGGGAAGCAGCTATGTTTGCCGCCCATCATAAAGTAGATAATTTAATAGCTACCATTGACTGGAACGGCCAACAAATAGACGGCTCGAACGATGAAGTGCTTAGCCTTGGCAATTTGCCCGCAAAATGGGAGGCTTTTGGCTGGCAAGTACTTCAAACAAACGGCCACGATTACGAAGCCTTGCAAAATACCCTGTTAAAAGCTAAATCCTTAACCAACAAAGGTCAGCCAATTGTTATTTTAATGCGCACTATTATGGGCAAAGGGGTAAACTTTATGGAAGGAACGCATAAATGGCATGGCGTAGCCCCTAATGCCGAGCAAACCCAGCAGGCATTGGCGCAACTTGCCGAAACATTAGGCGATTATTAA
- a CDS encoding GNAT family N-acetyltransferase, whose amino-acid sequence MLQKILLFDDYNIQPAQNITEFWDYFERHRLTVFGESTRLNEDLLLSPNEIAAIKKLAQNLGQPFQLNWYICKKDEIIGWTCGIQTNDETFYMRNTGIFEPHRNKGIYSAMLPVLLQFLKDEGFQCVQSKHVISNNAILIPKLKSGFLITAVEVSAMFGLMVYLTYYFNQHRKNLFEYRTGFKQPTPIIKHTFGL is encoded by the coding sequence ATGCTGCAAAAAATACTTTTATTTGACGATTACAATATTCAACCCGCACAAAATATTACCGAATTTTGGGATTATTTTGAACGACATCGTTTAACTGTGTTTGGTGAAAGCACGCGCCTAAACGAAGACTTATTATTAAGCCCAAACGAAATTGCCGCAATTAAAAAACTAGCACAAAACTTAGGGCAGCCCTTTCAGCTAAATTGGTATATTTGTAAAAAAGATGAAATTATTGGTTGGACGTGCGGAATTCAAACCAACGATGAAACATTTTATATGCGCAATACCGGAATTTTTGAGCCTCACCGCAACAAGGGTATTTATAGCGCAATGTTGCCCGTTTTGTTACAATTTTTAAAAGATGAAGGGTTTCAGTGTGTTCAAAGTAAGCACGTTATAAGCAATAACGCCATTTTAATACCTAAGCTTAAGTCCGGATTTTTAATTACCGCCGTAGAGGTTTCGGCAATGTTTGGCTTGATGGTTTATTTGACTTACTATTTTAACCAACACCGGAAAAATTTATTTGAATATCGAACCGGATTTAAACAGCCCACACCAATAATTAAACACACCTTTGGCCTCTAA
- a CDS encoding peroxidase-related enzyme (This protein belongs to a clade of uncharacterized proteins related to peroxidases such as the alkylhydroperoxidase AhpD.), whose product MAHIPLINEQELPGITGLLHYSPVTAQPLLLLADTLLHNPNTSTLTPGEREIIASSVSFWNDCHFCHASHGAAAAAHLQTDLCLIDDIKQNFEGKNISPKLQALLQLAKQVQQGGKMVTETHIAQAKQAGATDHEIHDTVLIAAAFCMFNRYVDGLGTWQPSENEAYKTMGERMAQHGYIRKH is encoded by the coding sequence ATGGCTCATATACCTTTAATAAACGAGCAGGAATTGCCCGGCATTACCGGATTGTTGCACTACAGCCCCGTAACTGCCCAACCTTTGTTGCTGTTAGCCGATACTTTATTGCACAACCCAAACACCTCGACCTTAACACCCGGCGAGCGCGAAATTATTGCCTCGTCGGTATCGTTTTGGAACGACTGCCATTTTTGCCACGCCTCACATGGGGCAGCAGCAGCCGCACACCTGCAAACCGATTTGTGTTTAATAGACGACATCAAACAAAATTTTGAAGGCAAAAATATATCTCCCAAGCTACAAGCCTTGCTACAATTAGCTAAGCAAGTGCAGCAAGGCGGAAAAATGGTTACAGAAACCCATATTGCCCAAGCCAAACAAGCAGGCGCAACCGACCACGAAATACATGATACAGTATTAATAGCCGCCGCTTTTTGTATGTTTAATCGTTATGTTGATGGTTTGGGAACCTGGCAACCCAGCGAAAACGAAGCCTACAAAACAATGGGCGAACGCATGGCACAACATGGTTATATACGGAAACATTAA
- the udk gene encoding uridine kinase — protein MLIVGIAGGSGAGKSTVVRKLMSCLPNDKIALLPQDNYYRDSSHLPMAERQKLNFDHPASIEFELLVNHVKQLIEGKPIEMPIYSYITCTRAKETITVAPCDVIIVEGILILTDEHLRQLLQIKVFVDAPPDDRLIRIINRDILERGRNLQEALAHYQNRVKPMHQQFIAPTKSFADIIVPQGGNNQVAIQVLSSMILLNVQ, from the coding sequence ATGTTAATTGTTGGAATTGCGGGTGGCTCGGGGGCCGGAAAATCAACGGTGGTTCGCAAATTAATGAGTTGTTTACCCAACGATAAAATTGCGCTTTTACCCCAAGATAATTACTACCGCGACAGTAGCCACTTGCCCATGGCCGAGCGGCAAAAGCTAAACTTCGACCATCCGGCATCTATTGAGTTTGAGCTATTGGTAAACCACGTGAAACAACTAATAGAAGGCAAACCCATCGAAATGCCAATTTACTCGTATATTACCTGTACCCGCGCCAAAGAAACCATTACCGTAGCGCCCTGCGATGTTATTATTGTAGAGGGAATTTTAATACTAACCGATGAGCATTTACGGCAACTGTTACAAATAAAAGTGTTTGTAGATGCCCCCCCAGACGACCGATTAATACGCATTATTAACCGCGATATTTTAGAACGAGGGCGTAATTTACAAGAAGCGTTAGCACATTACCAAAACCGGGTTAAACCCATGCACCAGCAATTTATTGCCCCCACCAAATCTTTTGCCGATATTATTGTTCCGCAAGGCGGAAACAACCAAGTTGCCATTCAAGTTTTATCGAGTATGATATTATTAAACGTGCAATAA
- a CDS encoding DUF4129 domain-containing protein, protein MASTANNIEVFRFGQILAIIILFFVYFGLVLPVICKAQTPANPRSSTTAPANTSKDGNLNNKVVDFDLRHFDDNAMKEMGKDPLYNYAKTSQDEGWFKQMLNKIWQFILNKFENLFGKLDGVTSYHIELLFKIVVYILFAASLIILIMRLLKADLRWLLFKRLNQTEIIANDLGIDQIHKLDLETLLREAIAQKNLNRAIRILYLKSLKYLADTEQVVWYAHKTNQDYLRELQKHPAKPQMTELTYWFDYACYGNFPIKQVQFDAAQKNYQAIEDIVQKLPLKKYPVNNN, encoded by the coding sequence GTGGCTTCTACAGCAAACAATATCGAGGTATTTAGGTTTGGGCAAATTTTGGCAATAATAATACTGTTTTTTGTATATTTTGGTCTTGTTTTGCCGGTTATTTGTAAAGCCCAGACCCCTGCAAACCCAAGAAGCAGTACTACTGCCCCGGCAAACACCTCAAAAGATGGCAATCTTAATAATAAGGTCGTTGACTTCGATTTAAGGCATTTTGACGACAATGCAATGAAAGAGATGGGCAAAGACCCCTTGTATAATTATGCCAAAACTTCGCAAGATGAAGGATGGTTTAAACAAATGTTGAACAAGATTTGGCAATTCATTTTAAACAAGTTTGAAAATCTTTTTGGCAAATTAGACGGGGTTACATCTTACCACATTGAGCTTTTATTTAAAATAGTAGTTTATATACTTTTTGCCGCCTCGCTTATTATTTTAATAATGCGCCTGCTTAAAGCCGATTTGCGCTGGTTGTTATTTAAACGTTTAAACCAAACCGAAATAATAGCCAACGACCTTGGCATAGACCAGATTCACAAACTTGATTTAGAAACCTTGCTGCGCGAGGCTATTGCTCAAAAAAACTTAAATCGCGCCATTCGCATTTTATATCTAAAATCGCTTAAATATTTAGCCGATACCGAACAAGTAGTATGGTATGCCCATAAAACAAATCAAGATTATTTGCGCGAATTACAAAAGCATCCGGCAAAACCCCAAATGACCGAGCTAACTTATTGGTTTGATTATGCTTGTTATGGCAATTTTCCGATTAAGCAGGTTCAGTTCGATGCTGCCCAAAAAAACTATCAGGCAATAGAGGATATTGTGCAAAAACTACCACTAAAAAAATACCCTGTCAACAATAATTAA
- the folB gene encoding dihydroneopterin aldolase, with protein MPTIALEKMQFFAHHGVTQAEQDRGNWYWVDVYLQVADISIAAQTDNLQDTINYAEVYDLCKDLIQIPSKLLEPIVQRILSGLGTLSPQPTHARVRVSKLNPPVGGKALRSFVEDERIY; from the coding sequence ATGCCTACCATTGCGCTCGAAAAAATGCAATTTTTTGCCCATCATGGCGTAACTCAAGCCGAGCAAGACCGCGGCAACTGGTATTGGGTTGATGTTTATTTGCAAGTAGCAGATATTAGTATAGCTGCCCAAACCGATAATTTACAAGATACAATTAATTACGCAGAGGTATATGATTTGTGCAAAGACCTCATTCAAATACCTTCTAAATTGTTAGAGCCAATTGTGCAGCGTATTTTATCCGGATTAGGCACTTTAAGTCCTCAACCTACACATGCCCGCGTAAGGGTAAGCAAACTAAACCCGCCCGTTGGTGGCAAAGCTTTAAGGTCGTTTGTTGAAGACGAACGAATTTATTAA
- a CDS encoding ComEC/Rec2 family competence protein produces the protein MQSKPPITNPNIERIIPYIEQLPALRLLLPFVIGIIAAYYFFGQQTEPWWWAYAITAACLPLLVVALFFFRNIKSKKTRQIKVWFGVCMAVAFFLLGLARTLQQNQFQQPTHFRHFITSTDSSATLLLQIQEPLIAKTRSYKTTTKVLGVYTNENSTQLLQPAQGKILTYLALDSAAAALQYGDLIVAQAQAVALVDSVKNPGAFDYRQYLQFEQIYHRAWLASGKWLPTQQNQGNWFFAKIYYLRSFFLDAIARYVPGKDEASVAAALLIGYTHLLDDEIVKAYSATGAMHVLAVSGMHVVILYGLLQWLLRLIFGKHNTKSVRLLRLLLGLGFIWIFAVITGLPPSVVRAAVMISLVMMADFLQRRSNVFNSIAVSALVILFFQPLMLFKVGFQLSYGAVLGILLWQAPIYRVWLAPNALLNLAWEITSVSIAAQIGTLPLVLYYFHQFPTYALLANIVAVPLSGWVLYAGIALFFTALFAQWTSVFAFVSQGVGWVMYGLVWFQNHFLTFMGSLPGALIQGYMTPISSAVLLFVTIVGVAQFLQFKQTKWLLSGLISLTIVGVQTLYDAYQNSIRNEITVYSISGGTAIDITQNRRSVLLLDSAGLAQMPTQIQPNLWKKGVGRPQIIRIENFEMPTDSTINQFSNSNIVFNQKVSIQYPTVLAGPYQFTFLSVNKSPYNAELVPKNEKIKTHYAILRKNAQTDLIYSQQTLLFDSLLIDGSNTQRFAQKTEQICGEAAIPIYNLRKSAALTLSW, from the coding sequence GTGCAAAGTAAACCTCCAATTACCAACCCAAACATCGAGCGAATTATACCTTATATAGAGCAGTTGCCAGCCCTACGGTTGCTATTGCCTTTTGTGATAGGTATTATAGCGGCTTATTATTTCTTTGGGCAGCAAACTGAGCCTTGGTGGTGGGCTTACGCCATTACTGCCGCTTGTTTGCCTTTGTTGGTTGTTGCGTTGTTCTTTTTTCGCAATATTAAATCGAAAAAAACGCGACAGATTAAGGTTTGGTTTGGTGTTTGCATGGCCGTTGCATTTTTTTTGCTGGGCTTAGCCCGTACTTTGCAACAAAACCAATTCCAGCAGCCAACACATTTTAGGCATTTTATTACTTCAACAGATAGCAGTGCGACATTATTATTGCAAATTCAAGAGCCGCTAATTGCTAAAACCCGCAGTTATAAAACTACTACTAAGGTATTAGGCGTTTATACAAATGAAAATAGCACCCAACTTTTACAACCAGCGCAAGGAAAAATACTTACCTATTTAGCCCTCGACAGTGCCGCCGCCGCGCTACAATACGGCGACTTAATTGTTGCACAGGCGCAGGCGGTTGCCTTGGTTGATTCAGTTAAAAATCCCGGAGCGTTTGATTACAGACAATATTTACAATTCGAGCAAATTTACCACAGAGCTTGGTTGGCCTCGGGTAAATGGCTGCCAACTCAACAAAATCAGGGTAACTGGTTTTTTGCTAAGATTTACTATTTGCGCAGCTTTTTTTTGGATGCTATTGCAAGATATGTGCCCGGAAAAGACGAGGCAAGCGTAGCGGCTGCCTTGCTTATTGGCTATACCCACCTGCTTGATGACGAAATTGTAAAGGCTTATTCGGCCACAGGTGCTATGCACGTATTGGCGGTGTCAGGTATGCACGTGGTAATTTTGTATGGCTTGTTACAATGGCTGTTGCGTTTGATTTTTGGTAAACATAACACAAAGAGCGTGCGATTATTGCGCTTATTATTGGGTTTGGGTTTTATTTGGATTTTTGCTGTTATTACAGGCTTGCCGCCCTCGGTTGTGCGTGCAGCAGTAATGATTTCTTTAGTTATGATGGCCGACTTTTTACAACGTCGCTCGAATGTTTTTAACAGTATAGCTGTTTCGGCATTGGTAATATTGTTTTTTCAGCCATTAATGCTGTTTAAAGTGGGTTTTCAATTGTCGTATGGGGCGGTTTTGGGAATTTTGCTGTGGCAAGCACCTATATATAGGGTTTGGTTAGCACCAAATGCCTTGTTAAACCTCGCTTGGGAGATTACTTCGGTTTCAATAGCAGCGCAAATTGGCACACTGCCTTTGGTGTTGTATTATTTTCATCAGTTCCCAACTTATGCTTTATTGGCTAATATTGTAGCCGTGCCATTGTCGGGGTGGGTGTTATATGCGGGCATTGCCCTGTTCTTTACGGCCTTATTTGCACAGTGGACTAGTGTTTTTGCCTTTGTTTCGCAGGGGGTAGGTTGGGTAATGTATGGATTAGTTTGGTTTCAAAACCATTTTTTAACCTTTATGGGGAGCTTGCCCGGCGCATTAATACAAGGCTATATGACACCCATCTCTTCGGCTGTTTTGTTGTTTGTAACTATTGTAGGGGTAGCGCAGTTTTTACAATTTAAACAAACTAAATGGCTACTATCCGGATTAATAAGTTTGACGATAGTTGGGGTTCAAACGCTGTACGATGCTTACCAAAACAGTATCCGGAATGAAATAACCGTTTATAGTATCTCCGGAGGAACAGCTATAGATATTACCCAAAACAGGCGCAGTGTTTTACTGCTTGACTCGGCAGGACTGGCACAGATGCCTACCCAAATACAGCCAAATCTATGGAAAAAAGGGGTTGGCAGGCCGCAAATTATCCGGATTGAAAATTTTGAAATGCCCACAGATAGTACAATAAACCAATTTTCAAACAGTAATATCGTGTTTAACCAGAAAGTATCTATACAATACCCCACCGTTTTAGCGGGCCCTTACCAGTTTACCTTTCTATCAGTTAATAAAAGCCCATACAACGCCGAATTAGTACCAAAAAATGAAAAAATTAAAACCCATTATGCCATATTGCGCAAAAATGCACAAACCGACTTAATTTATAGCCAACAAACACTTTTATTTGATTCGCTGCTAATAGATGGCAGTAACACCCAACGCTTTGCCCAAAAAACCGAACAAATTTGCGGCGAGGCAGCAATTCCTATTTACAATTTGCGCAAATCGGCAGCTTTAACGCTGAGTTGGTAG
- a CDS encoding acyl-CoA dehydrogenase family protein — protein MTPSDNNQTTHTKIAGQDKYQFHDYYLVDELLTDEHKLIRESVRAWIKKEVSPIIEDYAQRAAFPHHIISGLGEIGAFGPNIPTQYGGMGLDQIAYGIIMQELERCDSGIRSTASVQGSLVMYPIYKYGNEAQRHKYLPKLASGEWMGCFGLTEPNHGSNPAGMTTRFEDKGDHYLLNGAKMWISNAPFAQIAVVWAKDENGEIRGLVVERGMEGFTTPETHGKWSLRASATGELVFDNVKVPKENLLPNVKGLKGPLGCLSSARYGIAWGAIGAALDCYDAALRYSIEREQFGRPIGGFQLTQKKLAEMLTEITKAQLLAWRLGTLKNDDRATPAQISMAKRNNVEMALNIARTARQICGGMGITGEYPMMRHMMNLESVITYEGTHEIHLLITGLDVTGLNAFG, from the coding sequence ATGACCCCATCCGATAACAACCAAACCACCCACACAAAAATTGCCGGACAAGACAAATACCAGTTTCACGACTATTATTTAGTTGATGAGTTGCTGACAGACGAACATAAACTCATTCGCGAGTCGGTACGGGCATGGATAAAAAAAGAAGTATCGCCAATTATTGAAGATTACGCCCAACGCGCTGCCTTTCCGCACCATATAATATCCGGATTAGGTGAAATTGGCGCATTTGGCCCAAATATACCAACACAATATGGCGGCATGGGCTTAGACCAAATTGCTTACGGCATCATTATGCAAGAATTAGAGCGCTGCGATTCGGGCATCCGGTCAACGGCTTCGGTGCAAGGCTCGTTGGTAATGTATCCGATTTATAAATACGGCAACGAAGCCCAACGCCATAAATATTTACCTAAATTGGCAAGCGGCGAATGGATGGGCTGCTTTGGTTTAACCGAGCCTAACCACGGCAGTAATCCAGCCGGCATGACTACCCGCTTTGAAGACAAAGGCGACCATTACCTGCTTAATGGCGCTAAAATGTGGATAAGCAATGCCCCATTTGCGCAAATAGCCGTTGTATGGGCAAAAGACGAAAATGGCGAAATAAGAGGATTAGTTGTTGAACGCGGTATGGAGGGCTTTACAACCCCCGAAACACACGGCAAATGGAGTTTGCGGGCATCGGCAACCGGCGAGTTGGTATTCGACAACGTTAAAGTTCCCAAAGAAAACTTATTGCCCAACGTAAAAGGATTAAAAGGACCTTTGGGTTGCTTGTCGTCGGCAAGGTACGGCATTGCCTGGGGGGCTATTGGCGCAGCCTTAGATTGCTACGATGCTGCCCTTCGCTACTCGATAGAGCGCGAACAATTTGGCCGACCCATTGGAGGCTTTCAGCTAACACAAAAAAAATTGGCCGAAATGCTCACCGAAATAACCAAAGCCCAATTATTGGCCTGGCGCTTGGGCACCCTAAAAAACGACGACCGCGCCACACCTGCCCAAATTAGTATGGCCAAACGCAATAATGTAGAAATGGCACTAAATATAGCACGCACCGCCCGCCAAATTTGTGGCGGTATGGGCATCACCGGTGAATACCCCATGATGCGCCACATGATGAACCTCGAAAGTGTAATAACTTACGAAGGTACACACGAAATACATTTATTAATTACCGGATTAGATGTAACCGGATTGAACGCATTTGGCTAA
- a CDS encoding ABC-F family ATP-binding cassette domain-containing protein, protein MQYLKAERLTKIYGEKVLFNEVDLLLNKGQKMAIVAKNGSGKSSLMQILVGLDSSDQLGTVWISREAHLGYLPQAPNFNEELTVLEALFAGDDPTLLLIQAYEKLLLLNELYPDDNQNQVSLNRVMEQLTAQNAWDYEIRIKQILTKFNITNTNQPIRELSGGERKRLAIAALLVREPDLLILDEPTNHLDLDMIEWLENYLQNPNITVLLVTHDRYFLDRVCTEIAELDAGQIRMYRGNYSHYLEKKTELTEIFKTETEKAKQRYKQELAWMRTQPKARGTKAKARVDAFDDIETKARRRLDDAQLNLTGLQMQRLGSKIVEMYHIDKAFDDKILLRDFSYAFAQGDRVGLVGRNGVGKSTLVNLITGTEKPDIGKIVWGKTVVFGHYTQDGIKFTADKKIIDIVTDVAEFLPLAKGKHLTAAQLLDHFQFPYSQHHNYISTLSGGELRRLYLLTILMQNPNFLILDEPTNDLDLQTLHALEDYLQQYEGCLLIVSHDRFFMDKLIEHVFSFEGQGKIRDYPGNYTQYREQRTEEEQQLKLQQQQQTITNTAATVSSGKNASGNNTTRQQQSSSELNTTAKPKLKLSFKEQREFELLETEIQNLETEKSNLEAQLSSGKGSHTELTKWATRINELIALIDEKSMRWLELSEYV, encoded by the coding sequence ATGCAATATTTAAAAGCCGAGCGTCTGACTAAAATTTACGGCGAAAAAGTGCTGTTTAACGAGGTTGATTTGCTGCTAAACAAAGGGCAAAAAATGGCCATTGTGGCCAAAAATGGCTCCGGAAAATCGAGTTTAATGCAAATTTTAGTTGGGCTTGATTCTAGCGACCAACTTGGAACGGTTTGGATTAGCCGCGAGGCACACTTAGGTTATTTGCCTCAAGCACCAAATTTTAACGAGGAATTAACCGTTTTAGAAGCCCTGTTTGCCGGAGACGACCCTACTTTATTGCTAATTCAGGCTTACGAAAAATTACTGCTTTTAAACGAATTATATCCGGATGACAACCAAAACCAGGTATCACTTAACCGGGTTATGGAACAACTAACAGCGCAAAACGCATGGGACTACGAGATTAGGATCAAGCAGATATTGACAAAATTTAATATAACAAACACAAATCAACCTATCCGCGAACTGTCGGGCGGAGAGCGAAAGAGATTGGCTATTGCCGCCCTTTTAGTGCGCGAACCCGACCTACTGATTTTAGATGAACCCACCAACCACCTTGACCTCGACATGATTGAATGGTTGGAAAACTATTTGCAAAACCCAAATATTACCGTTTTATTAGTAACCCACGACCGCTATTTTTTAGACCGCGTTTGTACCGAAATTGCCGAATTAGATGCAGGGCAAATCCGGATGTACCGCGGCAATTACTCGCACTATCTTGAAAAAAAGACCGAATTAACAGAAATTTTTAAAACCGAAACCGAAAAAGCAAAACAACGCTACAAACAAGAACTTGCCTGGATGCGTACCCAGCCTAAAGCACGCGGCACAAAAGCCAAAGCCCGTGTTGATGCTTTTGACGATATAGAAACCAAAGCCCGCCGCCGCCTTGACGATGCCCAGCTAAATTTAACAGGACTACAAATGCAACGCTTGGGCAGTAAAATTGTAGAAATGTATCATATTGACAAAGCCTTTGACGATAAAATATTGCTGCGCGATTTTTCGTACGCTTTTGCCCAAGGCGACCGTGTAGGCTTGGTGGGGCGCAATGGCGTGGGTAAATCAACGCTTGTAAACCTAATTACCGGAACCGAAAAACCTGACATAGGCAAAATTGTTTGGGGCAAAACTGTTGTTTTTGGTCATTACACCCAAGACGGTATCAAATTTACCGCCGACAAAAAAATTATTGATATTGTTACCGATGTGGCCGAGTTTTTACCCTTAGCCAAAGGCAAACACCTTACCGCCGCCCAACTGTTAGACCATTTTCAGTTTCCGTACAGCCAGCATCATAACTACATAAGTACCCTAAGTGGGGGCGAGCTTCGTCGCTTGTACCTGTTGACGATTTTAATGCAAAATCCCAATTTTTTAATTTTAGACGAGCCTACCAACGATTTAGACCTTCAAACTTTGCACGCCCTTGAAGATTATTTGCAACAATACGAGGGTTGCCTGCTAATTGTATCGCACGACAGGTTTTTTATGGATAAATTGATAGAGCACGTTTTTTCATTTGAAGGACAGGGCAAAATACGCGATTACCCCGGCAATTATACCCAATACCGCGAGCAACGCACCGAAGAAGAGCAACAACTAAAATTGCAGCAACAACAACAAACAATAACTAATACCGCTGCCACAGTATCATCCGGAAAAAACGCATCCGGAAACAATACTACACGGCAGCAACAGTCATCAAGCGAACTAAATACGACGGCTAAACCCAAACTTAAATTGTCGTTTAAAGAACAGCGCGAGTTTGAACTTTTAGAAACGGAAATCCAAAATTTAGAAACCGAAAAATCCAACTTAGAAGCTCAACTTTCATCTGGCAAAGGCAGCCATACCGAGCTTACAAAATGGGCTACCCGTATTAATGAGCTAATAGCTTTAATTGACGAAAAAAGTATGCGATGGCTTGAATTGAGTGAGTATGTTTAA